AATCCATAGCATACCACAAGTATAAATGGTTCTGTGGTTAATCGTACCAAAGAAACACTCACCCGTCGCGCTACAGAAGTATTTCTTGCAGCAGGAGAAGTAGTCGCAGAAAGGCTGGTGGAACTTAAAAGAAGAGAACCAGCAGGAGGGGCGGATGGGACAGGGGGCATGTCTGTGTCCTCATACTCAAtctagaaataaaatgtaatttaagtaGAGTGTGTTATGCTTTTATAAATTTGTTCATTctccagatttgtatttattgcatGTAATTTTTGTTGGTTTCTTGATAGCACTGCTACATATATTACTGTAAGTGTAATCACAACACAGCCACAATTATCTACAGACATTGTACGGTGAAAGAAATGTGATGAGAATATTACCACATGATGctcagatgctgctgcagtggagctACATCCAGGCCTTGGAGGAGAAGCAGtagagtggagagaagagggagttgAAGAGCTGGTAGGTGACGGATCTGAGGACAGGTCCAGCCGCTCAACGGTTGGGTCATACACAGCATCCTCAAAGCCCTCATCTCCCTGTTCCTCAGTGCAGACATCCTCCAGCATCTGCTCGGCCTCCTCTGAGTCAGGCTGTATATCCTGCAGGGGCCTTCCAGTCTGACGGAAGAGGTAATCAATACCTATTAGCTCCCCTGGGACAGACAAAAGAATAGGAAGAGGAAAATTAGCTTTCAGAAATTTAACTGAAGAGGTTATTATATTTCATGGATATGAAATATCACCTCATCCTTGTGGAAAGGTTAAACTCACCAGTGTAAACAGCAGGGGGCTGAAAAGAGGGCACAGCTTTCCTTCCAAGCACCTTGAGACACATGGTGTTGGCACAGTGAACAAGGTCCCCTGAGTAACTGAGCAGGCTGGAAGGATTGGCTGCCAGGGATGCAGTTTGACGGTCCTGGTTCCATCGATTAAGTCCTTCCAGGAGGTACAGCTGGAAGTTAAGGCTGTTTGCACTCGTCCCTTAAGAGAGAGACAATGTGACAAATAATGTTAAGTAGAGTTTTGTCAGTGTTAATACTGAACAGGTTAGCAGTATTAAtactaatcataataataataaaacgttGAACCCTATATATTTAATCTCATCAATGTATATGGACTCATACAGACCTGGAATGAACCTGTTCACATGTAAGTGGAAGGACTCAAGGGATGTGGACCCTCGAGCACACCTGTAGTTAGGCAGAACAATGCCCTCTTTGGTGGTGGTGCCCGTCTGGGTATAGAGAAGCACACCCGGTACATCCTGAATGCACTTTACATGCTTCCTCTGGACACGCCAGATGTGCTTCATCCTCTCCATGTCCAGCAGAGGGACACCAAGATTGTCGCTGCCCTTCGGCCCCATCAGCTCATCGAGCAGGCTTTCCAGCAAGGTGATTGTCGTCTGCTCTCCCCTTGTCTGCCTTCTGCAGTGCTTGGACAGTTCGGCCTTGGTGATGTGGAGGTCTACCATTCGGTCGGTAATGCCCGGTACACCTTCCTGTACCAGCTCGGCACGCTTGGCTCGCCGCAGCAATGCAACGTCTCTGCTGTCCCACTCAAAGATGCAGCTGGACAATTTGGCCATGAAGGTGGGGTAGAGGGGATGAGCATCCTTCGTACAGCCAGATGCCAGCCGCCTCATAAAGTGGTAAATGTCCAGCCTCACAATGAGGTCTGGCCACCCTCCAAATCGCAGTTTTAATTTGGTCTGTACCAAGCCCTCCCGACAACATTCAGTGTCAACGTACAGTAGCTTTGGAGGGGCCACACCAGCAGTGCTGTATCTGTGGATGAGACCAGCTGCCATGTTGTCCAGAGCTGGACCCTCCTGAGCAGTCAGGACACTGATAAGGATTTGGCCCACCTCATTGCTAACAGATGTTAGCCACAAGGCAGTCCCCTTAGCAAAGCCTGACAGCTTCTTGGTGATCTGTGATGCAAATAAAGGACAGTGAGTAATACAATATCTTGTATATGTGTGATgctattataatttaattaggTTTCTTTTATTGAACAAAGCATAGTTATATTTCACGTCTTTACTACTAATGTTATAATTTCGACAAAGTGAGGTTATAATGTAGAATATGACATTGTCTACAGTCCAAAATATTTACCTTTTTGGTGGAGTCCATTTTTAGGACACTTCCAAAAGTGCAAGTAATGCTCGCTTTGATGTGGTCCAGCCTGTTCAAAATGTCTCTGCCATAAACAGTAAGCATCCACCTGTGAGAGGGGATAACTGACGGCTCTGGCACCTCCTGGAACAAGACAGGGAGCAGGGATTGCCGGTCTGCAAAGTGTATGCATTTAGAACAGTACCGGATGAGATATCGAATCCACTCCCGACTGTGGTTCTCCCTCAGCTGCCTGACCAATCGGGAGGGGCTGTTACCCTGGGTCCTATCCCTCAGAGAGACAATGACCCTTATGTCACACGCatatctgtaaagaaaaaaggggaaaagggagACAAATATAAAAGCAGCAACTTTGAAGTGTGATGGAATGACAAACAAAGACGCTGCATAAGCAAAGTAATCTCAGTATAATAACCTTTGAGTCAGGATCGGTGTGAACTCCATCCTGATCGGCATATCCAGCTGGTCCAATATTGTTTTGCTGCTGGAAATGTAGGCGATCTTGCATGCATTGCACCACAGTGTCTCAGTAATCATAAGGTAGTAATTGTCCACATCCAGAACCCTGCGGGCTCTCTTGTGGGCTCCATAGCCTGTGAGTTGTTTGTGACAGGCAGGACAGGACAGCCTCACCTTCCACAGGTGGTACGGCATCCATACGAGAAGCCGGTGGGTAAAAAAGCGCTCTGGAGCGGGGACCTGGTGATAAATGATGGCTGGTAATGGTGGATTATACCACAGCATCAGGTCGGAGCGCAAACGTTTGTTcttccacagagctgctgctatCCATTTCTGGTCCTGAGGTGGTATAGTTG
The DNA window shown above is from Platichthys flesus chromosome 11, fPlaFle2.1, whole genome shotgun sequence and carries:
- the LOC133965223 gene encoding uncharacterized protein LOC133965223; translated protein: MEFTPILTQRYACDIRVIVSLRDRTQGNSPSRLVRQLRENHSREWIRYLIRYCSKCIHFADRQSLLPVLFQEVPEPSVIPSHRWMLTVYGRDILNRLDHIKASITCTFGSVLKMDSTKKITKKLSGFAKGTALWLTSVSNEVGQILISVLTAQEGPALDNMAAGLIHRYSTAGVAPPKLLYVDTECCREGLVQTKLKLRFGGWPDLIVRLDIYHFMRRLASGCTKDAHPLYPTFMAKLSSCIFEWDSRDVALLRRAKRAELVQEGVPGITDRMVDLHITKAELSKHCRRQTRGEQTTITLLESLLDELMGPKGSDNLGVPLLDMERMKHIWRVQRKHVKCIQDVPGVLLYTQTGTTTKEGIVLPNYRCARGSTSLESFHLHVNRFIPGTSANSLNFQLYLLEGLNRWNQDRQTASLAANPSSLLSYSGDLVHCANTMCLKVLGRKAVPSFQPPAVYTGELIGIDYLFRQTGRPLQDIQPDSEEAEQMLEDVCTEEQGDEGFEDAVYDPTVERLDLSSDPSPTSSSTPSSLHSTASPPRPGCSSTAAASEHHVIEYEDTDMPPVPSAPPAGSLLLSSTSLSATTSPAARNTSVARRALDFLPRELPGPSAVTASSASMLPLPTTLSTSVPTATVSSASQHTTPAAPAQHLAVDERCIPGMDLVDCLADYLVGLRLETGLTLTNLQASTIIALWQNLLPYDRQRVEYAARHKTRLITGRFRCSKQRVEFTPGVESTTRCVLGSTGSPAQWPDCCRLVESIFIKLCRLYKSPKKQGSQVLTRWTLIMNDYIKIRELVLGNGVVMQATTLQLFEVNQTTLIQWHNKRLKRQDCSILLQGVNLPPAIPIAPVPLPPMQSRPTAAPPHPGPYHQYHLPESTVGKAVDKRKSVRPAPPVYLPPAIHVAPVPLPPVQSRPTAAPPQLGPQHRFHLPHTSARKAADKRTSALPAEHPHPPKAVCPGLPSLVTQQTHPHSSAPMPVVPPPIPPCGTFVFLPPQVPALRLLAPAGPLPPPSPARRKYIRTTETIKCGQCHQPRVQENGHRQYYGSVYCPVTTGMPHDQWLEDMRRKRGAKK